Within Acanthochromis polyacanthus isolate Apoly-LR-REF ecotype Palm Island chromosome 3, KAUST_Apoly_ChrSc, whole genome shotgun sequence, the genomic segment TTCCGTAACGTAACAAGCATCTCACGGCAAAACCTGGGGATCAGTACACCAGCAATCAGTAGCAGTAACAGCTCCCGTGTAACTGCCTTGCAGAGCTTTGTGCCACTGATATTGATCATGTTACAGAGGCCTCGCTGTTCTTCTACTTGCCCTCTCTAGCTGTGATTTGTCAGATATGTAATGAAAACCATTCATCCATGACACCTTTTCAAACCAATCTgctaataaaaatacaaatatagattttaaaatgcagctttatccAGCATCAAGTTAGCCCCAGTACATTCAGCATTCACACAAACCTCTAGCTGCTTCTGAGTTCTGGCTTTccaatattcatttttaataccTAAGCACTTCCTGTTACATGAGTGATAATTAAATTAAGTACTTAGTCTTACGACACCGGAATGAGTTGAAACATAAATGACCTTGTACCGTTACATGGAATTCATGACTGCGTCTGAGTAACACAGctaaaaaaatcccattttcttCAAGTCAGAGAGCCTGAGCCAGTTATAAAATGTACTTAACACTTTGAAGGACTTGAGGTGAGTGATGTTTACTACACAGGCGCTACATTTTACTGTAAGGCGAGTGCCCTGGCCATTAAGCAAAGAATTTCCCTTGTCAGAAATTACATAACAGCAGCAAAACCTGTGGTTTCTGCCTTATTTTTTTAGTGTGTGTACACGTAGTAGCGTAGGGGATTCTATTCATGACGCTGTTCTGACGCAACAGGGCCAGTGGGATTAGGTATGAAGCCCCCATTAAGCTCTTTAGCCTATATTGTTAACAGACTCTGCCCTGTGGTTGTCCTGAACTATAATCCCTTTCGGTGCTACAGGCTGTGAGCCAGAGCTACAGCTGAGCACACACAACAACTGCTTTCCGGTATTAAGATCTCTGAGGCAGGTGAATCCATGGCAATGTGTTCCCAAAAAGGCAAGTGTGTCATGAGATGATCCAATTTTACACCGAGCATTTAACATGGCTTGCATTGTTGGTTCAAGTAATAAAAAGCTTTGCAAAGCCTGCActctttgaaagaaaattacTGCTTTTGTTGAGTTCAGCAGATACCACTTCTGATAATAATTATCAGTGTCCGTGCTTGCAGTATTTTTATAAATTGATCTTGACAaactattacagtttttctcatcaCAGTCTCTATTCTGGGGAGTCAGCAATTCAACAGAAGCTTAGGGTTCACTAATTCCAAACAAGCTCTGCATTACAGTTCTGCACACTGCTCATAATGTACACTATTACTAATAATGCCATCGCAAGGCCAGTCATTTCTGCACTCCTATACATCagcaatttttttgtctgaccactgcagctgcagcagctaaaTGCAAATAACAAATACACTCTTTCTAGCTCAACAAACTCAGAGATCAGTGCAAATAACTTCATTGCTTGGCGCTTTGCACATCTATTTTGATGTCCATGTTGTGTTTTGCCATGAACCTGTCTGTCCAGAACTGTGTTTCATTCTATTGTTTCATTAGCGTCGTTTGTCAGCGACTCAATGTCATCTTGTAATGTTATTTGACgacaggtctctcttgagaatgaAACTCAGTGTTTTAATGAGATcacctgtataaataaaggttaaataaataaaaaatatataatatttgtGGTGGAACTGAAGGTATTCTGGAGTCTAAGACGTTATTTATTCGGGGCAGAGACAGTCAAATCTCTGAGTCGGAGTCGTACCTGGATGTCAGCTTCTCGGTCTGGCATTGGTCCAAAGTGCTGCAGGATCTGGTTGTGGAAGTGGACCTTGAGGTTCTGGAACCAAACTCGGGCCTGCTCATACACGGCATCATGCAGTTCTTGTAGTCTCTCCAGTTCATCGCTGTCCTCCACCTAACAGGCAAGAATCAATCATTCAATACATCAGTAAATTTTGGAATGGCTGGATGATACATGAAGATGCATGTATCTACATCTacatctatatctatatatacaaacacacacagtggtgggatgcaattttaaaaagtaatttaattGATTAGAGGCTTTGCAATTAATTAATcgtgattaatcacatttttgtcaaatagcaatatttgacataataactaataataataacaataataaatagacatatacaAGAACTTAAacttgtttcatttatttttatctgcatttttcatctgactACTAAATTCACAGattgcaaactcaaagtgcaaactttagctaatattttcaacattttaagactttttgtaaactgaaACACTTTCAGTATCTTgaaaagtgatttattttggGCTGGCAACACCGTAAGCCAGTGccaggactgttgtagctaaccttagctctggtgctaacagcaacatatTTTGCACTGAGGTGATACCGTCGACTTGAAGTGTTGCGGTgataagaaaactctttgttacgcaatttgcacacaaccacactTTTAGCTAAGCTGTCATGGGGaagtttttcaaaagaaaactttaagcccaacaagctcaatgcggTCTTGTGTTCCTTCATCAAATTTGTGCACTGACATCACTCTTTGcggctggcaaacagactttaggtgcaTTACCACCACATGCCAAGCTTGAGTGTGTGCACATGGTGTCTTTTCAATACTGCtttgttatatatgtatatattcaattattatttaatgtgatattttattacttactGCCTGTTGCACCGTCCAGTGGAAGTATTTTCGTCAtaccatgtatgatgacaataaacatattctattctattctattctatcagTGTTACCAGCGTGCCAGAAaatagggaactgagaaaggtgtgattaaatgccttatattttctgtaattaatgaatcaaaatttgtgGTTCTTACCCTGCTATCCTCCAAATGCTCAATGTCAGCGGTACTGTAACCGTCTTTCATTCCTCGAGACAGGACCCGGAAGCGTTTTCCTCCGATCGTGTCCACTACTGAACGTCCATCAGGGAGGAAATGGACACTCCTAATGATCAGCATGCAGCCATAATCCACAAACCTGCCAGAAGGAATACAgtggtttatttaaaaatgtggcaACACCTCATGAGCCTTACATAATGAATTACATGTACTGATGCATATGGTGAGAGCTAAAAGTCATAACCAGAGCATCTATGAAGATTTAAGAGATTGCTTTTATAACTAAAGACGGCTGTTGTGTAAAGTCCTCTGTAAAGCAATTCATAGAACATCATACTGAGTGCCTGCGCTCATGTTCTTACCCCTTCTGGGAGTCACTGATGCACATCCCAAACTGCCGCGTGCCCGTGTCCATGCAGCGGCGAATCATGAGGCGGTAACGTGGCTCAAAGACATGCAGAGGACAAGGCACAGTGGGATAAGCCATGGTACACACAAAGATAGGCACATTCTTCATCAGGCtaaggaggaggaaacaaagagAGAAGCTGTTAAAACCTCTTTCAATCCTTGGCATACAGCAGCATTTGATAACGAGCATCGAATTGAAACACGATCAGGCTGCTTACTCGGAAAGCtctctggtttcctccaaaTGAGATTTAGTTCTCTCTGCATACTCCTGACTCAAATACTGTTTGATCAGTGTGTCCAAGACCGTAGTCACCGTATACTTCCTACATGCTAGATACTGGAGAGAGCAGGACATGagttattaattaaaaaaagaagtaagGAACACATATTTTATTCAGTATAATGGTAGTTAGAGTAAATAAGAAGACTGACACACAGATTTAAGACATGCCAACATTGGTTCCTCACCTCTTTCAGGCTCTCTTTACAGAGGGGACACTGGGGCGTATGGTCCAAGCAGCGCTCCAGGCAGTTTTTACAGAAGGTGTGGCCACACGGTGTTGTCACAGGCTCATAAAATAATCTGCGATTACCGGAAAGAACAAAAATTCAGCTGGTTGTTCTGGAGGTCAGCAGTCTAGCTGTTGAGTCATATTTCCAAGTACTGACTTGAGCTGGAAGTAGATGTGTAATGTGTACAAGTGGAATGCTATTTGTGTCCTTACCTCATACAGAGAGAACATTCCAAGTCATTGGGGTCCAGCAGATTTTTAGGAACACTTCTGCTGGTTTTAGATTTGGCGTTCTGTTGTTTGGAGCCTTTTGCCACACCTTTTGGCATCCagagaaagaaagcattttAGAATTTACAAGACCACTGATTTAGGCtggaaattaaaaacaacaaaaagtaagAGGAGCAGAAAGTAATATGATGAGTAGCTTGGAAATTCACCTTGTTTTTTATACTTGCTACTTCCTCTGGAAACGACAGAGGGTTCAGTGTCTGACACCGACAGCTTCCTCTTCAGTAAACTGCCCTTGTCTTGGTCCCCTAGTTGAGGAGCAGAGCAAACTCTCTTAAGGCCCTCCTCACCACCACTAGAGCTGTGCACTCGTAGAGAAAAAGCTCGGCTCAGACCAGGACGCTCCAGACTTTCCCAGCGTTTCTGAATAATGACAGAAGACACAGGATGAGTAGATGATTGTGGGTTAATTGATGTGGCAACAACTGCAATGGATCAATCACTCAATAAACTCTGTGATTTCAGTATAATTACTAAATGTGTTAGTACCTCCTGGTTGTCCAGATAGTGTGCGGAGACAGCACGGGCCTGGTGTTCTCTTTGGACCGGGCTCTGGGGTTGAATTCGGGCATCAGCCTCAAGGACTTTACTGCGTAAGTGAGGCAATGTGTTTTGCGCCGTTTCCCTTAGGCCCACCTTGACATTCTCATCAGCCGGAGAGAGCAGGTCGCACAAGATCTGTAAAAAAAGCATTACGTTGAAAtaggggctatagtccctgatgcagcggtcatgggtttgaatcTAGATCATGACCATTTACTGCATGCCATTCCCTCACTCTTCTAcccacatttcctgtttctttatACTGTCCTAtataataaagacaaaaaggcgaaaaaaaaacttgaaaaaaatagaAGCATTAAGCTTGTCATTGGAAAACCTAAAAGGTAAACATTTAAGAGTAAATGCAATCTTAACATACTAAGAATCCTGAGTGCCAAAATAGTTAAGTGGACTTAGAAAGAGTCAGTTAGCGATAAAATGTATGTTGGTGTCCCGTATTTATAGTATATATTCATAAATCCAAACCAAAAAGTCTTGTTGTAACATAAGATTCAATCTAAACACCAGAAAATAGCTCCAGAGTACATATTTATATCACATATAGTAAACTTTGATGTACAGAAGACATCTATAGCTACCAATATTAGCAATAATGTTACTTGATGTATATCAGCATGTGCAAAGGTTGATAAAAAGTCTTTACATCTGAGTGGCAAAAATCTGTCCTGCAAATGTGTGTCAGAGGCTTGATGCTAGAAATAATATACAGAGAACTCAAGGTCTAAAGCAGAGTGTAGTGAGAGAAAAATAGACTTTGTTCTCTCTGCGCAATGGAGctattgacaaaaaatttaccTACAGAATACTGTaatttgtctttgtcttgtgCCATGCTCAGAATACACATTACTGTATCCTGTAGTGTACAGGACCTAGCAGCAAACATTAACAATATTCCAAAGTTTCAGTTAACTTTGGTCTCTTAATTACAGATCATTTTAAACATGTGTTTAGCTTCTCACTTGTCTTTCCTACTTTTACCTAAaactacagattttttttttttcacatcataTCAGAGTCTTTCTGAAAAGAAATcatgtgtgagagaagaggaggtCAGTGATGAAGCTAGTGATGTCCTGGTCGGAAAAGTGCAGATTTTAGAATCATTCTCGCAGCGTTTCTATGTCT encodes:
- the lonrf1l gene encoding LON peptidase N-terminal domain and ring finger 1, like translates to MSLQPHVEDAPEERSAFFIGADWDNVCEEEEEDHHQLILQKANALASENCLKEAIDWFSVAMRYSPVRPEQLSTFVDCILRNFKRKAALPGEVSGRSRDVGDSSGDDVFDCPNCHSFLGEPVTIACGHSYCKRCHQRRLFSKCRLCSEPMRGEEKPNVILCGLLDKWFLDEVKKSKTLSEVDSLCRRKRYQEAVSLASDVIQSDPDRTVVARLSRAEAYMALKQYRLALEDTEYCPRSTCSAEALFRKAMVLHEMGQVDESLQAFLHCLAVDEDFPCAKRQVEKILCDLLSPADENVKVGLRETAQNTLPHLRSKVLEADARIQPQSPVQREHQARAVSAHYLDNQEKRWESLERPGLSRAFSLRVHSSSGGEEGLKRVCSAPQLGDQDKGSLLKRKLSVSDTEPSVVSRGSSKYKKQGVAKGSKQQNAKSKTSRSVPKNLLDPNDLECSLCMRLFYEPVTTPCGHTFCKNCLERCLDHTPQCPLCKESLKEYLACRKYTVTTVLDTLIKQYLSQEYAERTKSHLEETRELSDLMKNVPIFVCTMAYPTVPCPLHVFEPRYRLMIRRCMDTGTRQFGMCISDSQKGFVDYGCMLIIRSVHFLPDGRSVVDTIGGKRFRVLSRGMKDGYSTADIEHLEDSRVEDSDELERLQELHDAVYEQARVWFQNLKVHFHNQILQHFGPMPDREADIQATPNGPACCWWLLAVLPIDPRYQLSVLSMTSLKERLVKIQQILTYLQSIPNN